In Desulfosediminicola ganghwensis, a single window of DNA contains:
- a CDS encoding CDP-alcohol phosphatidyltransferase family protein: MLDRWTTGWLKGGLECGAKWLNKRGVSADQVTLAGFLVGMLAIPALAMGWYLTALALILINRIADGLDGALARIKVTTDAGGFLDIVLDFIFYSGVVVGFGLADPAVNGLPAAVLIFSFVGTGASFLAYAIMAERRGLVNITYPHKGFYYLGGLAEGTETILFFVAICLFPAAFPTMAWCFAVLCFLTTATRVWGGYKTLSESEGYGEE; this comes from the coding sequence ATGCTTGATCGCTGGACTACTGGTTGGCTTAAGGGCGGACTGGAGTGCGGAGCAAAGTGGCTCAATAAACGAGGTGTCTCTGCAGATCAGGTAACCCTGGCTGGCTTTCTGGTTGGTATGCTGGCCATCCCGGCCCTGGCAATGGGCTGGTATCTGACAGCACTTGCTTTAATCCTGATCAATAGAATCGCAGATGGGTTGGACGGGGCACTGGCTCGTATCAAGGTCACCACCGACGCGGGCGGATTCCTTGATATTGTGCTCGATTTTATCTTCTATTCCGGGGTAGTCGTCGGCTTTGGCCTGGCCGATCCCGCGGTCAATGGCCTGCCGGCAGCCGTACTGATCTTTTCTTTTGTCGGAACGGGGGCGAGCTTTCTGGCCTACGCCATCATGGCTGAGCGTAGGGGACTGGTAAATATTACCTACCCCCATAAAGGTTTTTACTATCTGGGAGGTCTCGCCGAGGGTACTGAGACAATCCTCTTTTTTGTGGCGATCTGTCTGTTCCCGGCCGCATTTCCGACCATGGCCTGGTGTTTTGCCGTACTCTGTTTCTTGACCACGGCAACCCGGGTGTGGGGTGGGTATAAGACGCTGTCAGAATCGGAGGGATACGGTGAGGAGTGA
- a CDS encoding ATP-binding cassette domain-containing protein, which translates to MTLRLDEVQVHHKGEQLFAPVNVSIGAGEITTIMGPSGCGKSTLLGAVAGNLVHGFKIVGDIFLNGRRLNDMPMEKRRVGILFQDDLLFPHLDVFGNLAFGLPQGLSRTEREEIIVHNLKRAGLEEFIRRDVATLSGGQKARVSLLRTLLAKPEAVLFDEPFSKLDKPLRASFREFVHEQIAFLAIPALLVTHDFEDSCGGAVIELRQNPQLAGDMNA; encoded by the coding sequence ATGACTTTACGTTTGGATGAGGTACAGGTTCATCATAAAGGGGAGCAGCTTTTTGCACCGGTTAACGTGAGCATCGGTGCAGGAGAGATTACCACCATCATGGGGCCGAGTGGTTGCGGTAAATCAACTCTCCTTGGCGCCGTTGCCGGTAATCTGGTACACGGTTTTAAAATTGTCGGTGATATCTTTTTAAATGGTAGAAGATTGAATGATATGCCCATGGAAAAGCGCCGGGTCGGTATCCTTTTCCAGGACGATCTGTTGTTCCCCCATCTTGATGTGTTCGGCAACCTGGCCTTTGGTTTACCCCAGGGCCTGTCACGGACTGAGCGGGAGGAAATTATCGTGCACAATCTAAAACGGGCCGGACTTGAAGAGTTTATCCGGCGTGATGTGGCGACCCTTTCGGGTGGACAGAAGGCAAGGGTGAGTCTGCTTCGAACACTTTTGGCCAAGCCGGAGGCTGTTCTTTTTGATGAACCATTTTCAAAGCTCGATAAACCACTGCGGGCAAGCTTCAGGGAGTTTGTGCACGAGCAGATTGCTTTTCTGGCTATCCCGGCCCTTCTGGTGACTCATGATTTTGAGGATAGTTGTGGTGGTGCGGTGATTGAATTACGCCAAAATCCACAACTGGCAGGAGATATGAATGCTTGA
- a CDS encoding ABC transporter permease — MDKPTGPGSRLALFPILTLSAFCIPILIGLAGTWLPALGYLPAIGAYDLNVSVFFTLFREPGFSSATFHTITTGLGATLIALGLSLLITTQIYGSALWRLLERSLAVLLAMPHAAFAIGFGFLIAPSGWLVRIISPELTGFEVPPGWATVKDAYGISLTLALAFKEIPFLLLMCLSGLNQLDIRRTLWVGHSLGYSRSRIWTRLVLPQLYPHLRLPVLAVLAYSLSVVDVALILGPNLPPTLSVLVDRWFNDSDVGYRLLGAAGATWLFLLVMAAIAVFLLAEKIIYRLSRDRLIDGSRSSISERFGLSGATAYFSSALLLLVSLLSFLVLVLWSFTRSWRFPESLPGVYSLRFWARGVSQTAEPVWIALVVGVLATLIAVVLVIGCLENEIELARKGRRADSQKVMWLVYLPLLVPQIAFLFGIQTIAVLFGVEGTWLSMVGVHLIFVLPYVFLTLSGVYRGFDNRYTQVAVSLSGSPLRSFFRVKLVMLAKPIVFALATGFAVSVAQYLPTMYLGAGRFMTITTETVSLAGGSDRRVVAVYALCQFLLPMLMYTLAIFLPAWAFRNRRAMQNEKGEW; from the coding sequence GTGGATAAACCTACCGGACCAGGGAGTAGACTGGCGCTTTTTCCCATTCTGACCCTGTCGGCTTTTTGTATCCCCATCCTGATTGGTCTGGCCGGCACCTGGTTACCAGCGCTCGGTTACTTACCGGCAATCGGGGCGTATGATCTGAATGTATCGGTTTTTTTCACACTCTTTCGTGAGCCCGGCTTTTCATCCGCAACCTTTCACACTATCACGACCGGCCTTGGTGCGACCCTGATTGCCCTTGGGCTTTCTCTGCTCATCACCACCCAGATTTACGGATCTGCTCTCTGGCGCCTTCTTGAACGGTCACTGGCTGTCCTTCTGGCTATGCCCCATGCGGCCTTTGCTATCGGTTTCGGCTTCCTGATTGCGCCAAGCGGTTGGCTGGTGCGGATTATCTCACCAGAGTTAACAGGGTTTGAGGTGCCGCCGGGCTGGGCAACCGTGAAGGATGCATACGGAATCAGCCTGACTTTGGCCCTTGCTTTCAAGGAAATTCCTTTTTTACTCTTAATGTGCCTCAGCGGTCTCAATCAGTTGGATATCCGCAGAACACTCTGGGTCGGCCACAGTCTCGGCTACTCCAGGTCCCGTATCTGGACCCGGTTGGTACTGCCGCAACTTTACCCTCATCTGCGATTGCCGGTTTTAGCAGTGCTTGCCTATTCTTTAAGTGTTGTGGATGTGGCCTTGATTCTGGGGCCGAATCTACCGCCGACGTTATCGGTCCTGGTGGATCGTTGGTTTAATGATTCAGACGTGGGGTATCGTCTGTTGGGGGCCGCGGGTGCGACCTGGCTTTTTTTGCTGGTGATGGCGGCAATCGCCGTTTTTCTGCTGGCCGAAAAGATTATCTATCGTTTGAGCAGGGACAGGCTCATTGATGGCAGCCGCAGTTCAATCTCTGAGCGATTCGGTTTGTCGGGAGCGACCGCATATTTCAGCTCTGCCCTGCTGTTACTGGTCAGTCTGCTTTCATTTCTGGTGCTTGTTCTCTGGTCTTTTACGCGGAGCTGGCGATTTCCTGAGTCGTTGCCCGGGGTCTACAGTCTCAGGTTCTGGGCCCGTGGAGTGTCCCAGACTGCTGAGCCGGTATGGATTGCTCTTGTGGTCGGGGTGTTGGCAACTCTCATTGCAGTAGTGCTGGTAATAGGTTGTCTCGAAAATGAGATTGAGCTGGCACGAAAAGGGCGTAGGGCGGATAGCCAGAAGGTCATGTGGCTGGTCTATCTGCCTTTGTTGGTGCCACAGATTGCATTCCTGTTCGGTATCCAGACCATTGCGGTCTTGTTTGGTGTTGAGGGAACCTGGCTGAGCATGGTGGGAGTTCATCTTATTTTTGTTCTGCCATATGTCTTTCTTACGCTTTCTGGTGTTTATAGAGGTTTTGACAATCGTTATACCCAGGTGGCGGTGAGTTTATCCGGTTCACCGCTACGTAGCTTTTTCAGGGTCAAACTGGTGATGCTGGCCAAGCCGATTGTTTTTGCGTTAGCAACCGGTTTCGCGGTAAGTGTGGCTCAATATTTGCCGACGATGTATCTTGGAGCGGGCCGGTTTATGACCATTACCACCGAGACAGTTAGCCTTGCCGGTGGGTCGGATCGAAGGGTTGTGGCGGTCTATGCGCTCTGTCAGTTTTTGTTGCCGATGCTGATGTACACCCTGGCAATTTTTCTGCCTGCCTGGGCCTTTCGTAACAGACGTGCGATGCAGAATGAAAAAGGGGAATGGTGA
- a CDS encoding ABC transporter substrate-binding protein yields MKLGRFVGAVLLAMLVLVNPLQAETENSEWQSIVAKAKGQTVYYNGWGGSEVINEYIRWASAEVEKRYGVTVKHVKVTDIGDVVGRILAEKSAGRTSGGTVDLVWINGENFRAMKEQGLLGPPFTHKLPSYQLVDTEKKPTTVYDFTIAVENLEAPWGMAQLVFMYDTAHVTNPPANMQELLAYAKTHPGRVTYPAPPEFHGTTFLKQALLELVENPELLKKPVDAVDFEKITAPLWAFLDELHPVMWRSGRTFANGAPEMKQLLSDGEIFISLSFNPNDASNAIASGELPESIRTYVHEGGTIGNSHFLAVVFNSSAKEGAMVFADFLMSPEAQARKADPAIWGDPTVLAMGKLTPEQKQLFDNIEAGVATLSPQELGKVRLEPHASWVEALETTWLARYRK; encoded by the coding sequence ATGAAGCTGGGTAGATTTGTAGGAGCTGTACTGCTTGCAATGCTGGTGCTGGTCAACCCGTTGCAGGCGGAAACAGAAAATAGTGAGTGGCAGTCTATCGTCGCCAAAGCAAAGGGGCAGACTGTTTACTATAATGGCTGGGGCGGCTCCGAGGTTATAAACGAGTACATACGCTGGGCTTCGGCTGAAGTCGAGAAGAGATATGGCGTGACGGTCAAACACGTGAAGGTCACCGATATAGGTGATGTGGTCGGCCGCATCCTGGCAGAGAAAAGCGCCGGACGAACCAGCGGCGGCACAGTCGATCTGGTCTGGATTAATGGTGAAAACTTTCGGGCCATGAAAGAACAGGGCCTGCTTGGTCCGCCATTTACCCATAAACTTCCCTCCTATCAGCTTGTAGATACTGAGAAAAAACCAACAACTGTATATGATTTCACCATTGCTGTAGAAAACCTTGAAGCACCCTGGGGAATGGCTCAGCTGGTGTTCATGTATGACACCGCTCATGTAACGAATCCACCGGCTAACATGCAGGAGCTGCTTGCTTACGCTAAAACCCATCCTGGCCGGGTGACCTATCCGGCTCCGCCCGAATTTCACGGCACAACCTTTTTGAAGCAGGCTCTGCTGGAACTCGTTGAAAATCCTGAGTTGCTGAAAAAACCTGTGGATGCGGTCGATTTCGAAAAAATTACCGCGCCGCTTTGGGCGTTTCTGGATGAATTGCACCCGGTAATGTGGCGGAGTGGCAGAACTTTTGCCAATGGTGCTCCTGAGATGAAGCAGCTGCTGAGTGACGGTGAGATATTCATTTCCCTCAGCTTCAACCCAAATGATGCCAGCAATGCCATCGCCAGCGGTGAATTGCCGGAGAGTATCCGGACCTATGTGCATGAGGGCGGCACCATCGGAAATAGCCATTTCCTGGCGGTGGTCTTCAACTCATCTGCCAAAGAGGGCGCCATGGTCTTCGCAGATTTTCTGATGTCGCCTGAAGCCCAGGCGAGAAAAGCGGACCCGGCTATCTGGGGTGATCCTACCGTTCTGGCCATGGGCAAGCTGACACCGGAGCAGAAACAGCTTTTTGACAATATTGAGGCAGGTGTTGCAACCTTGAGCCCGCAGGAGCTTGGCAAAGTTCGCCTGGAACCCCATGCGTCCTGGGTTGAGGCGTTGGAGACGACCTGGCTTGCCCGCTACCGGAAGTAG
- a CDS encoding potassium channel family protein, translating to MKYLPSQILYFFQNKTTKRNLVLLAKFLGFLFSLVTVYSIMFHVLMVYEGRQFSWVTGFYWALTVMSTLGFGDITFHSDLGLVFTIFVLVTGVICMLIMLPFTFIQFFYEPWLEAQVKSRTPRELPEGTKGHVIITTLEPITQKLIEKLSRRNYEYVVIAADQQQGGELHDAGYKVVVGEPDDPETFKKLRIHDAAMVVATNDDLMNTNIAFTVREISKSVPIVTSADRDHSLDILNYPGNTHVFQFMKMLGFALAERTVGLGSATTIISNFDELYIAEISAKRTSLAGKAIIDVDLRQRTGTTIIGLWDKGRFDAPHPDARIVDSTLLLLAGTKEQLRNFEKLYVAVETGFDEDAPVLILGGGRVGLASAEVLEQHNIPYRIIEKRAAVASSDEKFIMGDAADFNILKEAGIDKARAVIVTTHNDAMNIYLSFYCRQLRPDVQLICRSTNERNVPKLHMAGADLVLSYASMGANAVINSLKTDEVSMFTEGLNIFSLPVPGKLVDKTLVESRIRPLTGCSVVAIKSDGDLLVGPDPTLPLRDGDELILIGTTEAEMKFAEVY from the coding sequence ATGAAATATTTACCGTCTCAAATCCTCTATTTTTTTCAAAATAAGACGACCAAGCGCAATCTGGTGCTGCTAGCTAAGTTTCTAGGCTTTTTGTTCAGCCTGGTAACTGTTTATAGTATAATGTTCCATGTCCTGATGGTCTATGAGGGCAGACAGTTCAGCTGGGTGACCGGGTTTTATTGGGCTCTCACCGTCATGTCCACCCTGGGGTTCGGCGATATCACATTCCATAGTGATCTCGGGCTGGTCTTTACTATTTTTGTGTTGGTGACAGGTGTGATCTGTATGCTGATCATGCTGCCGTTTACCTTTATTCAGTTTTTCTACGAACCCTGGCTCGAGGCACAGGTCAAAAGCCGTACTCCCCGCGAGCTTCCGGAAGGTACCAAGGGACACGTGATCATAACCACCTTGGAGCCTATTACCCAAAAACTGATCGAAAAACTTTCGCGCAGAAATTATGAGTATGTGGTGATCGCAGCCGACCAGCAGCAGGGTGGCGAACTTCATGATGCCGGCTACAAGGTGGTGGTCGGGGAACCTGACGATCCTGAGACTTTCAAAAAACTCCGCATTCACGATGCGGCGATGGTTGTGGCCACCAATGATGATCTGATGAACACAAATATCGCATTTACCGTGCGCGAGATCAGCAAGAGTGTGCCCATTGTGACTTCCGCAGACCGGGATCATTCTCTGGATATTTTGAACTATCCCGGCAATACCCATGTCTTTCAGTTTATGAAGATGTTGGGTTTTGCACTTGCCGAGCGGACGGTGGGCCTTGGTAGTGCTACGACAATTATTAGTAATTTCGATGAACTGTATATTGCGGAGATTTCGGCAAAACGAACGAGTCTTGCCGGTAAGGCGATTATTGATGTAGACCTCCGACAACGCACCGGAACCACCATCATTGGTCTATGGGATAAAGGGCGTTTCGACGCTCCCCACCCGGATGCCAGGATCGTTGACAGCACTCTGCTTTTACTGGCCGGTACCAAAGAACAGCTGCGAAATTTTGAAAAGCTCTATGTGGCTGTCGAAACCGGCTTTGACGAAGACGCACCCGTCCTTATTCTCGGTGGCGGCCGGGTCGGGCTCGCTTCTGCAGAGGTACTGGAACAGCATAATATTCCTTACAGGATCATTGAAAAACGGGCAGCCGTCGCTTCAAGCGACGAGAAGTTCATCATGGGGGATGCTGCGGATTTCAACATTCTGAAGGAGGCTGGCATCGATAAAGCTCGCGCTGTTATCGTGACGACACATAATGATGCGATGAATATTTATCTCAGCTTCTACTGCCGCCAGCTACGACCGGATGTACAGCTCATCTGTCGATCCACGAATGAGCGTAACGTTCCGAAACTGCACATGGCCGGAGCGGATCTGGTACTTTCTTACGCGTCCATGGGCGCAAACGCCGTTATCAATTCGCTGAAGACAGACGAGGTTTCCATGTTTACTGAGGGACTCAATATCTTCAGCCTGCCTGTACCTGGAAAACTGGTGGACAAGACCTTGGTCGAGAGCAGGATCAGGCCTCTTACCGGTTGCTCGGTTGTCGCCATCAAATCAGATGGGGATCTGCTGGTGGGGCCTGACCCGACCTTACCACTCCGTGATGGAGATGAACTTATCCTGATCGGCACAACCGAAGCGGAAATGAAATTCGCCGAGGTTTATTAA
- the queF gene encoding NADPH-dependent 7-cyano-7-deazaguanine reductase QueF (Catalyzes the NADPH-dependent reduction of 7-cyano-7-deazaguanine (preQ0) to 7-aminomethyl-7-deazaguanine (preQ1) in queuosine biosynthesis) has translation MKIETLLGKDVQYSSHYDPKLLQPIPRNLGRGTAQLPGANGQYPYHGEDIWNVYEVSWLSANGKPEVAIAEIRVPATSEFLIESKSLKLYFNSFNMTRIENAASLTAILEGDLGQAAGGKVNVTLTLANQFDGVQVAEPTGICLDELECNDFSYKVDPLLLTADPESASASETLFSRLFRSCCPVTGQPDWATVQVSYEGRKIERAGLLRYLVSYREHTGFHEACVEQIFHHLMEQCRPDYLEVSARFTRRGGIDINPVRSISASNSARQWPNIRDPRQ, from the coding sequence ATGAAAATCGAAACCTTGCTCGGCAAGGACGTACAATACAGTTCTCATTACGATCCCAAACTGCTGCAACCTATTCCCAGAAACCTTGGTCGTGGCACCGCCCAACTCCCAGGGGCCAACGGCCAGTACCCTTACCACGGTGAGGACATCTGGAATGTTTACGAAGTCTCCTGGCTATCCGCCAATGGAAAACCCGAGGTTGCCATTGCCGAGATCAGAGTTCCGGCCACCTCAGAATTTTTGATCGAGTCTAAATCGCTCAAGCTCTATTTCAACTCTTTCAACATGACCCGCATTGAAAATGCTGCATCTCTTACTGCAATACTTGAAGGAGATCTCGGTCAGGCCGCCGGCGGGAAAGTCAACGTCACACTCACCCTGGCCAATCAATTTGACGGGGTACAGGTGGCTGAGCCGACCGGAATCTGCCTGGATGAACTGGAATGCAACGATTTCAGCTATAAGGTAGACCCTTTGCTGCTCACGGCTGATCCTGAATCAGCCTCCGCCTCTGAGACCCTGTTCAGCCGCTTATTCCGCTCCTGCTGTCCGGTAACCGGCCAGCCCGACTGGGCCACGGTACAGGTCAGTTATGAAGGCAGGAAAATAGAGCGTGCCGGGTTACTCCGTTATCTCGTCTCATACCGGGAGCATACCGGCTTCCATGAGGCCTGCGTCGAACAGATCTTTCATCACCTTATGGAACAATGCCGGCCTGATTACCTTGAAGTCTCTGCCCGCTTCACCCGTCGCGGCGGTATCGATATCAACCCGGTCCGGTCCATTTCTGCCTCCAACTCAGCCAGGCAGTGGCCGAATATCCGTGATCCCCGCCAGTGA
- a CDS encoding DUF945 family protein: MKKIAIGIVLILAIAACCMPFVNGIIMEKGFNRCLDELNRMYTESGTNASATLVRYERGFLNSEIEWKLNLGDLKALYGIDEIILLERAEHGFTDVTSYSSLEKNDWYLKFIEEKLGGKEPVSLVTTYAVTGDIHSEIDISAFSLAVEDQTIEVQPGSMSFDTDLQLDSFVMTGDWGGAAIPGTVAMNNVAFSSDVTKISTYIWEGVTALRVASITAEEQAQKIAMTDLSVEYGVEYDQEKKALAIEALYGVEEISDGVEKVENATVTIGAKGVDGAAYEEAMRLYLELAGKLFTDISTVGDDPKALERVLQDKMMNYGLQLMAIYEKFLKEGFEVYVKDMSATLPQGDLSGGVVLKMKKDLTMAQIMPMMNDPEMIFEYLDYTSDFVMPSVLAENKAQMITPLLPGMSKGFFVEEGETLKHHAETREQKLYLNGEQVNLNY, from the coding sequence ATGAAAAAGATAGCTATCGGTATCGTCCTGATTCTGGCGATAGCTGCATGCTGTATGCCGTTTGTAAACGGCATCATTATGGAAAAAGGGTTCAACCGGTGCCTGGACGAACTGAACAGGATGTATACCGAGAGTGGAACCAACGCGTCGGCAACTCTGGTGCGTTATGAACGGGGTTTTTTGAACTCGGAGATCGAGTGGAAGCTCAATCTCGGAGATTTGAAAGCACTTTATGGTATTGATGAGATTATCCTGCTTGAACGAGCCGAGCATGGTTTTACCGATGTAACTTCATACAGCAGTCTGGAAAAAAATGATTGGTACCTGAAATTTATCGAGGAAAAACTTGGTGGTAAAGAGCCGGTGAGCTTGGTTACTACCTACGCTGTTACCGGTGACATTCATTCCGAGATTGATATCAGCGCGTTCTCCCTTGCGGTTGAAGACCAGACCATTGAAGTGCAGCCTGGCAGCATGAGTTTTGATACTGATCTGCAGCTTGATTCTTTCGTGATGACGGGAGATTGGGGAGGTGCGGCAATTCCTGGTACGGTGGCGATGAATAATGTCGCCTTCAGCTCTGATGTAACCAAGATTTCGACGTATATATGGGAAGGTGTGACTGCACTCAGAGTTGCCTCCATCACTGCCGAGGAGCAGGCTCAGAAAATTGCTATGACTGATCTCAGCGTCGAGTATGGGGTAGAGTATGACCAGGAGAAAAAGGCCTTGGCCATAGAGGCACTCTATGGAGTCGAAGAAATCAGCGATGGGGTTGAAAAGGTAGAAAACGCGACGGTCACTATTGGCGCAAAAGGTGTTGATGGTGCAGCATATGAAGAAGCAATGCGGCTTTATCTGGAACTTGCCGGCAAGCTCTTTACCGATATTTCCACCGTGGGGGATGATCCGAAAGCACTGGAAAGGGTGCTGCAGGACAAAATGATGAATTATGGGCTGCAGCTCATGGCCATTTACGAGAAATTCCTCAAAGAGGGATTTGAGGTGTATGTGAAGGATATGTCGGCCACTTTGCCCCAGGGGGACTTGAGCGGTGGTGTCGTGCTGAAAATGAAAAAAGATCTGACCATGGCCCAAATCATGCCCATGATGAATGATCCAGAGATGATTTTTGAATATCTCGACTACACTTCTGACTTTGTTATGCCGTCAGTGCTGGCGGAAAATAAGGCTCAAATGATTACTCCGCTATTGCCGGGAATGAGCAAGGGATTTTTTGTGGAAGAAGGTGAAACACTGAAACACCACGCCGAGACCCGCGAACAGAAACTCTACCTGAACGGAGAGCAGGTTAATCTCAATTATTGA
- a CDS encoding response regulator, whose translation MEQTILIVEDARELAQLLSDYLRQAGFGSHQLYSGDGVIDWVKNNQPDLILLDLMLPGRGGLEICAELRQFSTVPVIMLTARVEEQDRLRGLELGADDYVCKPFSPREVVARVKAVLRRSSQRTLAENTKVGIQFDADKLQVRLNGNLLNLTVVEYHLLALLAGQPGRIYSRGQLIDKIYPDQRVVSDRTIDSHIKKLRKKISEVYSGELIHSVYSAGYKFDATES comes from the coding sequence ATGGAACAGACAATTCTCATAGTTGAGGACGCAAGGGAGCTGGCACAACTGCTCAGCGACTATTTACGCCAGGCCGGCTTTGGCAGCCATCAGCTGTACAGTGGTGATGGGGTGATTGATTGGGTGAAGAATAACCAGCCTGACCTGATTCTGCTCGATCTGATGCTTCCGGGGCGTGGCGGGCTGGAAATATGTGCAGAGCTTCGGCAATTTTCGACAGTGCCGGTAATCATGTTGACCGCCCGGGTGGAAGAGCAGGACAGACTGCGCGGCCTTGAACTCGGGGCGGACGATTATGTCTGCAAGCCGTTCAGCCCACGGGAGGTCGTGGCACGGGTAAAGGCTGTGCTCAGGCGCAGTTCTCAAAGAACCCTTGCGGAAAATACAAAGGTGGGAATACAGTTTGATGCCGACAAGCTGCAGGTACGATTGAACGGCAATCTTCTCAACCTGACTGTAGTGGAATATCATCTGCTTGCTCTGTTGGCCGGGCAGCCGGGCAGGATCTATTCCCGTGGCCAGTTGATAGACAAAATCTATCCGGATCAGCGGGTGGTGAGCGATCGTACCATCGACAGCCATATTAAAAAGTTGCGTAAAAAAATCAGCGAGGTGTATAGCGGGGAACTGATTCATTCCGTTTACAGCGCAGGCTATAAGTTCGATGCAACCGAGAGCTGA
- a CDS encoding ATP-binding protein, with product MRISIHYKLFAALLAAILAVIIYMTLVLQWSFDRGFLNYISTEERVRLEHVAGELQQQYARFESWDWVLQDPRNVARIVAGSYPEGKFKEGVLRRIERGGFNQLAGKRGPIPTDLPPHFFARIFLLDENERTIFGFEGRSKNNELITLRYQNKAVGYLGAYPTKQLTESQQVVFMRQHRLALILVSVAGVLIAAGLFFPLALFLTRPIRELTSATRELASGKYQTRIDNTSGDELGQLAANFNDLAATLEKNQLARSQWVADISHELRTPLSILRGKVEALQDGVYSPTPELFSELYREVMYLNLLVDDLYQLSLSDKGAMSYNRAEVEPCWALEQAVSLFKPQIEAAGLSLEMHADIESDATLFADNERLKQLFTNLIANSVRYTDPGGRLLISVGQREDSLSFVIEDSAPGVEGQHLERLFERLYRVDGSRSRESGGAGLGLSICWNIVKGHNGTIKASHSNLGGLRVEVTLPLADI from the coding sequence ATGAGAATTTCAATTCACTACAAACTCTTTGCGGCTCTGCTTGCCGCGATTCTCGCGGTCATCATCTACATGACGCTGGTGTTGCAGTGGAGTTTCGATCGCGGATTTCTAAACTATATCAGCACGGAAGAGCGGGTTCGGCTCGAGCATGTTGCCGGAGAATTGCAACAGCAGTATGCGCGTTTTGAAAGCTGGGACTGGGTGTTGCAGGACCCACGCAATGTCGCAAGAATTGTTGCGGGCAGTTATCCGGAAGGGAAGTTCAAGGAGGGTGTGCTCAGACGTATTGAGAGGGGGGGATTTAATCAACTTGCAGGTAAGCGTGGGCCGATCCCAACCGATTTGCCCCCGCATTTCTTTGCTCGTATATTCCTTTTAGATGAGAATGAAAGAACCATCTTCGGTTTCGAAGGGAGATCGAAGAATAATGAACTTATTACATTACGCTATCAGAACAAAGCTGTAGGTTACCTTGGAGCATACCCGACCAAACAGCTCACAGAAAGTCAGCAGGTGGTATTTATGAGACAGCATCGCCTGGCCCTGATACTTGTCTCTGTGGCCGGTGTTCTCATTGCCGCCGGGTTATTTTTCCCTCTGGCTCTTTTCCTGACCAGGCCCATACGTGAATTAACCTCGGCCACCAGAGAGCTTGCTTCAGGTAAGTACCAGACCCGAATTGACAATACCTCAGGTGACGAACTTGGTCAGTTGGCGGCAAACTTCAATGACCTCGCGGCAACACTGGAGAAAAATCAGCTTGCACGCAGTCAGTGGGTGGCGGATATTTCCCACGAGCTGCGCACGCCATTGTCTATTCTGCGCGGTAAAGTCGAAGCCTTGCAGGATGGGGTCTATAGCCCGACACCGGAGCTGTTCTCTGAATTGTACCGGGAAGTGATGTATCTCAACCTGCTGGTTGATGATCTGTATCAATTATCGCTCTCCGATAAGGGCGCGATGAGCTATAATCGGGCAGAGGTGGAACCATGCTGGGCTCTTGAGCAGGCTGTCTCTTTGTTCAAGCCACAGATCGAAGCGGCAGGGCTGAGTCTTGAAATGCATGCGGATATTGAGAGTGATGCGACTCTTTTTGCCGATAACGAACGCTTGAAACAGCTCTTTACCAACCTTATCGCAAACTCTGTCCGCTATACAGACCCCGGCGGAAGGTTGTTGATCAGTGTGGGCCAGCGGGAAGATAGCCTCAGTTTTGTCATCGAGGACAGTGCTCCGGGGGTGGAGGGACAGCATCTTGAGCGGCTCTTTGAACGGCTCTACCGGGTAGACGGTTCACGCAGCCGGGAATCCGGCGGGGCCGGGCTCGGTTTGTCTATTTGCTGGAATATCGTTAAAGGGCATAATGGAACAATAAAGGCAAGCCACTCAAATCTCGGTGGCTTGCGGGTAGAGGTCACCTTGCCTCTGGCAGATATTTGA